In Anoplopoma fimbria isolate UVic2021 breed Golden Eagle Sablefish chromosome 12, Afim_UVic_2022, whole genome shotgun sequence, one DNA window encodes the following:
- the LOC129099502 gene encoding polypeptide N-acetylgalactosaminyltransferase 6-like yields MVWKRNSHSVKQGCNRDTERRSVLHLLPLGHSNFLFLFDRTTLLFLLCISNLLFLFSTPLVLPTAGSSVAGCPPWPQVSNATFQYVFLKSMALIDALAYFLLMEPNLLVPAIYPDIKSPNRPPEGFHSLVLSPGVVKLRGSALGPVDPLSGSTCRTGFYTEEELRPHLQRPPQDPRAPGASGKPFGIRRLTPEERREKLDEFKKNQFNQFASDRISLHRDLGEDTRHPDCVEQRFQRCPGLPTTSVIIVFHNEAWSTLLRTVYSVLHTAPAALLTEILLVDDASTDDHLKSRLDDYVRQLNIVRVLRQRERKGLITARLMGWQAARGEVLTFLDSHCECFPGWLEPLLARIGEQPAAVVSPKITAIDQNNLKFQKPVPELGYHTRGNFEWILHFGWEVVPKEEENGRTNETQPIRTPTFAGGLFSVSKSYFEHIGTYDDQMEFWGGENLEMSFRVWQCGGQLEIIPCSVVGHIFRKKSPHTFPNGQFMISHNLVRLAEVWMDDYKFVFYRSNRRADSIFQQNLFGDVSERLKLRERLKCKNFSWYLNNIYPNAYVPDIRPVKYGQLENVGWKCCLHLKIRTKHWEPVPELKCRDKGVAQYFEYTSQKEVRLSVRNVMCLHATPRGAQVSVDFCRLKGKVTEAAPEQVWIYTQTKKLKNLSTGKCLTVTNGKVIVTTCKSSQVNQSWVFI; encoded by the exons ATGGTGTGGAAACGTAACTCCCACTCCGTTAAACAAGGTTGCAACCGAGACACagaaag GCGGTCTGTCCTACACCTGCTCCCGCTGGGCCACAGcaacttcctgttcctgtttgACCGCACCACCCTCCTGTTCCTGCTGTGCATAAGCAACCTCCTGTTCCTGTTCAGCACTCCACTGGTCCTACCTACAGCCGGGTCATCAGTTGCCGGCTGTCCTCCCTGGCCCCAAGTCTCCAACGCCACGTTCCAGTATGTTTTCCTTAAGTCAATGGCCCTCATTGATGCCCTGGCTTACTTCCTCCTGATGGAGCCAAATCTTCTGGTGCCAGCCATTTATCCAGATATCAAGTCTCCAAACCGGCCTCCAGAAGGGTTTCACTCTTTGGTCCTGTCTCCTG GTGTGGTGAAACTCAGAGGATCCGCCCTCGGACCTGTCGACCCGTTGTCAGGCTCCACATGTCGGACTGGCTTTTACACTGAAGAGGAGCTCAGGCCTCACCTTCAGCGGCCTCCCCAAGATCCCAGAGCACCAGGTGCAAGTGGCAAACCGTTCGGGATACGTCGACTGACTCCTGAGGAACGCAGAGAGAAGTTAGATGAGTTTAAGAAGAACCAGTTCAACCAGTTTGCCAGTGACCGAATTTCCCTGCACCGTGATCTGGGGGAAGATACACGTCATCCAGA TTGCGTGGAACAGAGGTTTCAGCGTTGTCCCGGCCTCCCGACCACCAGCGTGATCATAGTGTTCCACAATGAGGCCTGGTCCACCCTGCTGAGGACGGTCTACAGCGTCCTGCACACAGCGCCTGCAGCCCTGCTCACAGAGATCCTACTGGTGGATGACGCCAGCACGGATG ATCACCTGAAGTCTCGTCTGGATGACTATGTGCGGCAGCTGAATATAGTGCGTGTTTTAcgtcagagggagagaaaaggccTGATCACTGCCAGACTGATGGGATGGCAGGCTGCACGAGGAGAGGTCCTCACCTTCCTGGATTCCCACT GTGAATGTTTTCCCGGATGGCTGGAGCCTCTCCTGGCTCGGATTGGGGAGCAGCCTGCTGCTGTGGTGAGCCCGAAAATCACCGCTATTGACCAAAATAACCTAAAGTTCCAAAAACCAGTCCCTGAACTGGGTTATCATACTCGAGGGAATTTTGAATGGATTCTCCATTTTGGATGGGAGGTTGTccccaaagaggaggaaaatggAAGGACGAATGAAACACAACCCATCAG AACTCCTACTTTTGCTGGTGGCCTGTTCTCTGTATCTAAATCATACTTCGAGCATATCGGGACTTACGATGACCAGATGGAGTTTTGGGGAGGTGAGAATTTGGAAATGTCCTTCAGG GTCTGGCAATGTGGAGGTCAGCTGGAAATTATTCCATGCTCTGTTGTGGGGCACATTTTCCGCAAAAAGAGCCCTCACACCTTCCCCAACGGACAATTTATGATCAGTCACAACCTGGTCCGGCTGGCTGAGGTCTGGATGGACGACTACAAATTTGTCTTCTATCGTTCAAACCGAAGGGCTGATTCAATTTTTCAACAG AATTTATTTGGAGACGTTTCTGAACGTCTGAAACTCAGGGAGAGATTAAAGTGCAAGAACTTCTCGTGGTACCTGAACAACATTTATCCAAACGCCTACGTGCCTGACATCAGGCCGGTCAAATACGGACAG ttggaaAACGTGGGTTGGAAGTGCTGCCTGCATTTGAAGATCAGAACAAAGCATTGGGAGCCTGTTCCAGAGCTCAAATGTAGAGATAAAGGTGTAGCACAG tatTTTGAGTACACATCACAGAAAGAGGTACGGCTCAGCGTCCGCAATgtgatgtgtttacatgcaaCCCCTAGAGGAGCACAAGTGTCGGTTGACTTCTGTCGCTTGAAGGGAAAAGTAACTGAAGCAGCGCCCGAGCAAGTGTGGATCTACACACAG acAAAGAAACTGAAGAACCTGTCAACAGGGAAGTGTTTGACAGTAACAAATGGAAAAGTGATTGTGACAACCTGCAAATCCAGCCAAGTCAACCAAAGCTGGGTCTTCATCTGA
- the LOC129099987 gene encoding testis-expressed protein 49-like, with amino-acid sequence MAFFGVTHLGYQNPIGDKMIVNPRAASHPRDVGNIRSGPPPSLQEHQGPLRCTDTCNVYHQPLLYSVDLHHGSHERYKEMVKRVQTPRSPNQLYTMPLTDGQQYGWMVSRSPEPWTQVKRFPESTVR; translated from the exons ATGGCCTTCTTCGGTGTAACACACCTGGGTTATCAAAACCCGATAGGTGATAAAATGATAGTGAATCCCAGAGCAGCGTCTCATCCCCGGG ATGTTGGGAACATCAGATCAGGACCGCCTCCATCTCTTCAAGAACATCAGGGACCCCTCAGATGTACAGACACATGCAACGTTTACCACCAGCCTCTTCTCTACAGCGTTGACTTACACCATGGGAGCCATGAGCGATACAAAGAGATGGTCAAACGGGTCCAAACACCCAGAT CCCCTAACCAGCTGTACACAATGCCTCTAACGGACGGCCAGCAGTATGGATGGATGGTGTCCAGGAGTCCTGAACCATGGACCCAAGTCAAACGGTTTCCCGAAAGCACAGTGAGATGA